The sequence TTGCGATAGGCCTTCTTAATCTCATCTTCGCCAGCGCTGCGTGTGATACCCAAAATCTTGTAATAGTCTTTACGTTTTGATTTCTTCAATGCGAATTTCGCATCACGCAACAGTTTCTTAATCTCGGCAGATTTTTGGATTTGTAAGGCGGTCTCATAATCATTGACACACTCATCGAACTTCTCTAGATCATTGTAGCAACGAGCACGCAACAATAGAGCCTTCAAGTATTTGTCATTGATTTCTAAAACGCGTGAACAATCGGCCACTGCTTCGCGCAAATTGTTGATTTTCGATTGCACCAAAGCACGATTGTACAAAAGTTTGGAGTTGATGTCCTTGTTGAATTCGTCAATTTTTAAGGCATCCGTGTAGACAGCTTGAGCTTCACGATAGCGTCCCGATTTGAACAGAACATTGCCGTTCTCTTTCATATCCTTAAGGGTTTTGCTTCTGGTGCGCATCTCTTTGGCCTTTTTATGGTCGGGATCCAATTGTAAGGCCAATTCAAAGTGTTTAATACCCTTCTCCAAATTGTCGGTGTAGTAGAAGCACAAGCCGCGCACATAGATGGCATCAGCCGAGGTACTATCCAACTTCATAACACTAATGGCAATGTCAACGGCTTCATCACAGCGTCCCAAATAAGCTAAACATTCGGCTTTTAAAAGACGGTATCTaagaatataaaagaaaaacatataaaatgtcccagccaaaattaattttagataTACCTGTAACAAGCTGGCGCTAGTTTTATGGCCGAGTCCAAATAGTAAACAACATTACGATAAGCTTTTGCTTCGCAATTAGTCTGTATGGTCTGTTCTAATTGGCGCAATTGTTGTACGGCCTGTTTTTCCGTATTGACAGCATTACTTTGAGCATCTATCTCTTCAATACGCTTGATGGCCTGCTCGGTGCCAATAATATCACCCTTGGCTACACAGCATTTGGCAATGCGCACGTACGCCTTCTCAAATTTAGGATCTAAACGCACTGCGGTACGGGCATCATTTAATGCATTCGTATAGTTGGACAACATCATGTAGCAGGCGGCACGATTGCCATAGTAGGTGGCCGAATCGGGACATAGTGAAATGGCATCCGAATAGAATTTCAAAGCGGACTGATAGTTTTGTGCTTTGTATTGGTCGTTGCCAAGGTTTTTCTTTTCTTCAGCAATGCTAAAATTAGAGAGAATTTAAAAGTAATTAGTATTTGAGGATTTTTGAAGCAATATTTTcagtttatgttttaaaaaattgttttttaatttgttaatttttttttagtaaaaaatttttaatataaggaGAAAATATTAAGATCTCAATGCCCAAATAAATTTCATGACTTGGTTTAAGATATTTAATATTGTGATTATCATGCAAAATCGGACCAAAATATTGTTAATCCTTTATGGATTTTAACGAATGCTTCTGTATTCCATTTAAGCTATTATATGAGCCAGTAGTAGGGCAAGAGAACTATATTACACTGCCACTGACAAATTGCTACCACATAATAATACCGAAAGCCGAACAAAAGAGAAAGTTGGGAACGGCGCGAGAATGACTATTCCAGGCAAGGGATATTTTATAGGAAAGAGCCCTGACAGTGATATTCTGAACAGTCACTGGTTGTTTACTAGGTGACACATTTGTTGATTTCTTCCCACCAGGAGAATATGCAGCTGGATCTTTTAAGGGCCACAGAAGGAGCTAGATCTAGATACGATCAGCACAGTAAATAAACCGAAAACCTGAATGATTACATTTAGCTAAATCTGACTACATTGCTACGACATAATACTGAAAACCGAACTTAGGAGGAGAAGGTGATAAAAGATGTATCGAATGGTAGTATCTATCAACAAGGGACATGAAATTAGAACGAATTTAAGGTACTATTCCTAACAGTCACAGGTTGTTTAGTAATTAAGTGACTTGTCTTTGTCAAAATACAGTTGTGGAAGTTAGAAAATCAGCAACTAAAATACCCAAGAAGGATCCTAAGGAATTGAACTCAGAAGAAGGCAGAATAATCTACCCGAAGGATGTTCTTAAGAGAGCTAGATCTGGAGATTATTAGCCCCAACGACGAAGAAGATAAAGAAATTGACGAACCTTGATGGTTGTTAAAGATCGCTATGATTCAGATGGAAGGatcaatttttcaaattcttctTAATTCTGTTAAAAGGAGAAGACTGGGCTGAGTGTTAACAACAAGTCAACATTTGCAGCGATCGTAATTCAGAAGTGAAACTTGTCACTAAGTTAAATAACGATAATGTGGATTCCAACGCTTATAATACCACTGAAAACTAAACTGactttattgaaacaaaatattgaattagAGAAGCTCTTGTTTCCTACAGAGGTCAAAGTCTCAAACTGCATACTCTTTGAGTGGGTATTAAGAATGACAATTATGATAACCGGAGGTCGACTTtaataaattagatttttatactACTGAACTGGATCCCGGTGGATATAATGGCCACAAAGCTGGCATTGAACACGGCATTTAGGCTTAACGCGATAAGCGCATGGAGAAATATATCGTACCGCCATGTCAGTATACAGAATCTTCCCATTCACACTGAAATAGCTCTCCATTTACACGAACTGCTTCAAAAGAGGGGATAGAGTTGGCGTAGGTGCTTACATACAGGAATTTGGGATTAGGAAGTATTTTAGAAACCCAAATCGGGTATGAATAATCGCATATATATTGAAAGCCAAGCAGCGATCAAATTCCTAACAGATGTGTACACAACATTAAGTCTGGTATACGAATAATGGGTATTCTTGAACAGGGCGATGATATATTCCAGAGTAGTTTTTAAATGGCTATATGCACACAGGAATATTGCCATCAACTGTATTGTTAGCGACTTAGCGAAAAGGAGCGCCATGATGTCTCGTGATGCCCACGAGTGAACAATGCATTAAAGATGCGTACAATTACTTCACTCAAATAAGGTGGTAGAGAGAGCCTATCTGTGTGATCACAGGGATGATATGGCTAGGACTGTATCGAATCCCACGGTATACTTCCTTGGATTACAACCCTTATAAATAAGTAATATGGTGGGGTTTATTACCGGGCATTGCACATTTAGCAACCATTCTCTATAATGATTTATGCAGGAGTTGTCAAAATTAAGAAGAGGATGCCACTGTCCGTTATTGGTTGATCTATGTGCTAGATTTTTAGGAAAACGTTTCTAATGTAGGTACTGACGACGGTAATAGGAAGACCAGATGGTTACTGAAACCAAACATGCTTGGCACTGAATCCATCTACT comes from Calliphora vicina chromosome 2, idCalVici1.1, whole genome shotgun sequence and encodes:
- the Tpr2 gene encoding dnaJ homolog subfamily C member 7 isoform X3; the protein is MYFIAEEKKNLGNDQYKAQNYQSALKFYSDAISLCPDSATYYGNRAACYMMLSNYTNALNDARTAVRLDPKFEKAYVRIAKCCVAKGDIIGTEQAIKRIEEIDAQSNAVNTEKQAVQQLRQLEQTIQTNCEAKAYRNVVYYLDSAIKLAPACYRYRLLKAECLAYLGRCDEAVDIAISVMKLDSTSADAIYVRGLCFYYTDNLEKGIKHFELALQLDPDHKKAKEMRTRSKTLKDMKENGNVLFKSGRYREAQAVYTDALKIDEFNKDINSKLLYNRALVQSKINNLREAVADCSRVLEINDKYLKALLLRARCYNDLEKFDECVNDYETALQIQKSAEIKKLLRDAKFALKKSKRKDYYKILGITRSAGEDEIKKAYRKKALVHHPDRHANSSPEERKEQELKFKEIGEAYAILSDQRKKMRYDSGQDMEEHEQADFDPNQMFRHFFQFGGGPTGQSFGFEF
- the Tpr2 gene encoding dnaJ homolog subfamily C member 7 isoform X1; translated protein: MEDVIVLSSDSESSTSSGSDMDIEAVEIENTSETIVPKDNATIAEEKKNLGNDQYKAQNYQSALKFYSDAISLCPDSATYYGNRAACYMMLSNYTNALNDARTAVRLDPKFEKAYVRIAKCCVAKGDIIGTEQAIKRIEEIDAQSNAVNTEKQAVQQLRQLEQTIQTNCEAKAYRNVVYYLDSAIKLAPACYRYRLLKAECLAYLGRCDEAVDIAISVMKLDSTSADAIYVRGLCFYYTDNLEKGIKHFELALQLDPDHKKAKEMRTRSKTLKDMKENGNVLFKSGRYREAQAVYTDALKIDEFNKDINSKLLYNRALVQSKINNLREAVADCSRVLEINDKYLKALLLRARCYNDLEKFDECVNDYETALQIQKSAEIKKLLRDAKFALKKSKRKDYYKILGITRSAGEDEIKKAYRKKALVHHPDRHANSSPEERKEQELKFKEIGEAYAILSDQRKKMRYDSGQDMEEHEQADFDPNQMFRHFFQFGGGPTGQSFGFEF
- the Tpr2 gene encoding dnaJ homolog subfamily C member 7 isoform X2, which codes for MNPDEITFLPRIAEEKKNLGNDQYKAQNYQSALKFYSDAISLCPDSATYYGNRAACYMMLSNYTNALNDARTAVRLDPKFEKAYVRIAKCCVAKGDIIGTEQAIKRIEEIDAQSNAVNTEKQAVQQLRQLEQTIQTNCEAKAYRNVVYYLDSAIKLAPACYRYRLLKAECLAYLGRCDEAVDIAISVMKLDSTSADAIYVRGLCFYYTDNLEKGIKHFELALQLDPDHKKAKEMRTRSKTLKDMKENGNVLFKSGRYREAQAVYTDALKIDEFNKDINSKLLYNRALVQSKINNLREAVADCSRVLEINDKYLKALLLRARCYNDLEKFDECVNDYETALQIQKSAEIKKLLRDAKFALKKSKRKDYYKILGITRSAGEDEIKKAYRKKALVHHPDRHANSSPEERKEQELKFKEIGEAYAILSDQRKKMRYDSGQDMEEHEQADFDPNQMFRHFFQFGGGPTGQSFGFEF